A stretch of DNA from Acidimicrobiales bacterium:
TCTACAAGACCGACGGTAAAGGTCGCCTCACTTCGCTCCGGTCGTTCTGGGACGGATCGCTTCAAGGCGGTCAGCGGAAGTCCTGAACCATCTCCCCGATCCCTTCGATGTAGCTGCGTAGCCGGTCACCCGGCTTGAGGAACACCTGAGGGTCGCGGCCCATGCCGACGCCCGGTGGCGTCCCGGTGAAGATCACATCTCCGGGGTAGAGCGTCACCACCTTGGACAGGTAGGCGACGAGCTCCGGTACCGGAAAGATCATGTCCGACGTTCGTGCCTTTTGCATCGGCGCGCCGTTCACATCGCAACCGATGGCCAGATCGTCGCGGTCTGCCAGTTCGTCCGGGGTTACCAGGACCGGACCCTGTGGCGCGAACCCCGGGTATGACTTGCCAAGAGAGAACTGCGGCAACGGGCCGGACCGCTGAAGCTTACGCTCCGAGATGTCCTGCCCGATCGTCACTCCCGCGACATGAGACCACGCTCGCTCGGGTTCGACTCGGTGGGACTCGCTGCCGATCACCACCACGAGCTCGCACTCCCAGTCGACGTTGCCGAAGGGCGGAAGATCGATCGTGCTGTGCGCTCCCCCGAACGCACTCACGTATTTGGTGAAGAACAGCGGGTCGTCCGGTGGCTTCACCCCCGACTCGGCCGCGTGATCCACGTAATTGAGGGCTACCGCGAACACCTGCCTAGGACGCGGGCTCGGCGGGCCGGCGTTT
This window harbors:
- a CDS encoding fumarylacetoacetate hydrolase family protein — its product is MRTANINGRLKVVSGDVACDVANASNGRFSPDPAAVYDRWDDFTAWALEKDADTMAAEPFDPANAGPPSPRPRQVFAVALNYVDHAAESGVKPPDDPLFFTKYVSAFGGAHSTIDLPPFGNVDWECELVVVIGSESHRVEPERAWSHVAGVTIGQDISERKLQRSGPLPQFSLGKSYPGFAPQGPVLVTPDELADRDDLAIGCDVNGAPMQKARTSDMIFPVPELVAYLSKVVTLYPGDVIFTGTPPGVGMGRDPQVFLKPGDRLRSYIEGIGEMVQDFR